CTGGCGCGGCACCCCGTCGACGTCCTTGCGCGGGCCGGGCGGCGGCGCGAAGGTCACCAGGGTCTCGAGCAGCTGGCGGACACCGAAGTTCAGCATCGCCGAGGCGTAGATGACCGGGGAGGTCTGTCCGGCCAGGAACAGCTCCTGGTCGTGGTCCTGGCCGGTGGCCGAGAGCAGCTCGCTCTCCTCGGCCGCGGTGGTCCACGCCTCGCCCTCGCGCTCCTGCGCCTGCTCGGGGGTCAGCGAGTCCTCGGGCGCGATGGTGGCGCCGCCCGCGGTGCGGGTGAAGTGGATGTATTCGACCGGCGCGCCCTCGGGTCCGCGACGCAGCAGTCCGCGGAAGTCGCCCGCGATGCCGACCGGCAGGAACAGCGGCGTCGGGGTGAGGCCGATGCGCTCCTCGATCTCGTCGAGCAGTTCCAGCGGGGCGCGGCCGGGCCGGTCCCACTTGTTGATGACGGTGATGACCGGGATGCCGCGGTGGCGGCAGACCTGGAAGAGCTTGAGGGTCTGCGGCTCGAGGCCCTTGGCGGCGTCGATGAGCATGACCGCGGCGTCGACCGCGGTGAGCACCCGGTAGGTGTCTTCGGAGAAGTCGGAGTGGCCGGGGGTGTCGACCAGGTTGATGACACTGTCGACGTCGCTGCCCGCGGCGCGGTAGTTGAACTGCAGCGCGGTGGAGCTGACGGAGATGCCGCGCGCCTTCTCCATCTCCATCCAGTCCGAGACCGTCGACTTGCGCCCCGCCTTACCGTGGATGGCGCCCGCTTCCGAGATCATCCGCGCGTGCAGGGCGAGGGCCTCGGTGAGCGTCGACTTACCCGCGTCCGGGTGGGAGATGACCGCGAAGGTGCGGCGCCGGGCGACCTCGGCGGGCAGCCCGCGGGGGGTGGGCGCGACGACGTCTTCGGGGGCGGTCACGATGGGGAGCCTTTCGCACGGCGAGGGGAACGGGCAACCGCTCCAGCGTACGCGGCGCGGCCGGTCGCGACCGGTGCCGGGTGGCGGCCGCGACGGCCGCAGGGCGCTGACCACCCGATTCAAGCCGGGTGCTGACCTCGAGGTATGGTGTTCGGGTTGTCTCGGCGAGGGTGTCCT
This sequence is a window from Nocardia farcinica. Protein-coding genes within it:
- a CDS encoding peptide chain release factor 3 produces the protein MTAPEDVVAPTPRGLPAEVARRRTFAVISHPDAGKSTLTEALALHARMISEAGAIHGKAGRKSTVSDWMEMEKARGISVSSTALQFNYRAAGSDVDSVINLVDTPGHSDFSEDTYRVLTAVDAAVMLIDAAKGLEPQTLKLFQVCRHRGIPVITVINKWDRPGRAPLELLDEIEERIGLTPTPLFLPVGIAGDFRGLLRRGPEGAPVEYIHFTRTAGGATIAPEDSLTPEQAQEREGEAWTTAAEESELLSATGQDHDQELFLAGQTSPVIYASAMLNFGVRQLLETLVTFAPPPGPRKDVDGVPRQTTDPFSAVVFKVQAGMDTAHRDRLAFMRIVSGEFERGMVVTHAQTGRPFATKYALTVFGRERSTVDTAYPGDVVGLVNATALAPGHTLYVEKKVEFPPIPSFAPEHFAVLRAQSAGKYKQFRKAIDQLDSEGVVQVLRNDIRGDAAPVLAAVGPMQFEVVTARMLAEFNVETTMEHLGYSLARRTDAASADELGRQRGVEVFTRSDGALLALFSDKWRLQYIEKEHPNLTLEPLVAAAD